In Naumovozyma dairenensis CBS 421 chromosome 2, complete genome, the following are encoded in one genomic region:
- the CDC55 gene encoding protein phosphatase 2A regulatory subunit CDC55 (similar to Saccharomyces cerevisiae CDC55 (YGL190C); ancestral locus Anc_8.150) — MHMNQSLKNFDFKFSQCFGDKTDIITADADIITSVEFDYSGDYLATGDKGGRVVLFERNHDSKNAKRTCEYKFFTEFQSHDAEFDYLKSVEIEEKINQIKWLNSTTQRSKFLISTNDKTIKLWKITEKNVTMVNENNLEGVATNISPLNSINQLKLPSLTYHDKIISATPKRVFGNAHTYHINSISPNSDQETFISADDLRINLWNYDHPDQSFNIIDIKPMNMEELTEVITCAEFHPQDCNLFMYSLSKGLIKLCDMRQNSLCHDNKAKIFEEYIDPINHNFFTEITSSISDIKFSPNGRYIASRDYLTVKIWDINMDNEPIKTINVQEQLKERLSDTYENDAIFDRFEVVFSGDSSSVMTGSYNNNFMIYPNAIKTNDLDTDMIVQPFNSSKNNSNSNNNNNNQKIKTKKDGTILMTDTGATIPRTSLRNKRNNNNNNNDNNNNVDGDDAMMMDDGFEGDLNDDDEEELDEIVLQANKLAFRNKGFGSLAQRSARNKEWGDNVDFKKSIMHFSWHPRENTIAVGATNNLFMFSSI, encoded by the coding sequence atgcatATGAATCAAAGtttgaagaattttgattttaagTTTAGTCAATGTTTTGGTGATAAGACAGATATAATAACAGCAGATGCAGATATTATAACGAGTGTTGAATTCGATTATTCAGGTGATTATCTAGCTACAGGTGATAAAGGCGGTAGAGTAGTTctatttgaaagaaatcatgattcaaaaaatgCTAAAAGGACTTGtgaatataaatttttcactgAATTTCAAAGTCATGATGctgaatttgattatttaaaatctGTAGAGATTGAAGAGAAGatcaatcaaattaaaTGGTTGAATTCTACCACTCAAAGatctaaatttttaataagtACTAATGATAAGACAATCAAATTATGGAAAATTACTGAGAAAAATGTTACGATggttaatgaaaataatttagaaGGTGTGGCAACGAATATCAGTCCATTGaattcaatcaatcaattaaaattaCCAAGTTTAACTTATCATGATAAAATCATATCAGCTACACCGAAACGTGTCTTTGGTAATGCTCATACATATCATATTAATTCCATATCCCCTAATTCAGATCAAGAAACGTTCATTAGTGCAGATGATTTAAGAATTAACCTTTGGAATTATGATCATCCAGATCAAAGTTTTAATATAATTGATATAAAACCAATGAACATGGAGGAATTAACAGAAGTGATAACTTGTGCAGAGTTCCATCCTCAAGATTGTAATCTTTTCATGTATTCATTATCTAAGGggttaataaaattatgtGATATGAGACAAAATTCATTATGTCATGATAATAAAGCtaaaatttttgaagaatatattgacccaataaatcataattttttcaccGAAATTACATCATCTATATcagatattaaattttctcCCAATGGTCGATATATTGCATCAAGAGATTATCTTACTGTAAAGATTTGGGATATTAATATGGATAATGAACCAATAAAGACGATTAATGTTCAAGAACAATTAAAGGAAAGGTTAAGTGATACGTATGAAAATGATGCTATATTTGATAGATTCGAAGTGGTATTTAGTGGTGATAGTTCAAGTGTTATGACAGGTTcatacaataataattttatgaTTTATCCAAATGCAATAAAGACTAATGATTTAGATACAGATATGATAGTACAACCATTTAATAGTAGTAagaataatagtaatagtaataataataataataatcagaaaataaagacGAAAAAAGATGGTACGATATTAATGACAGATACTGGTGCTACGATTCCTAGAACCTCGTTAAGGAATAAgagaaataataacaataataataatgataataataataatgtggATGGTGATGATGCAATGATGATGGATGATGGATTTGAAGGAGAtcttaatgatgatgatgaagaagaattagatgaaattgTTTTACAGGCTAATAAATTAGCATTTAGGAATAAAGGTTTTGGATCATTAGCTCAAAGATCTGcaagaaataaagaatgGGGAGATAATGTAGATTTTAAAAAGAGTATAATGCATTTTTCATGGCATCCAAGAGAAAATACAATAGCTGTTGGTGCAACTAATAACTTATTcatgttttcttcaatataa
- the COX13 gene encoding cytochrome c oxidase subunit VIa (similar to Saccharomyces cerevisiae COX13 (YGL191W); ancestral locus Anc_8.151) → MLRTNLIRRYATLPPNALKPAFGPPNTAMANAFKKTLQTEEGHASHTKNLWFKISVWVAAPAILLTALNTYFVEKEHAEHRKHLSHVPDSEWPRDYEFLNMRQKPFFWGDGDKTLFWNPVVNRHIDHDD, encoded by the coding sequence ATGTTAAGAACCAATCTAATAAGAAGATACGCCACCCTTCCACCAAATGCATTGAAACCAGCATTTGGTCCTCCAAATACAGCAATGGCAAATGCCTTTAAAAAGACATTACAAACTGAAGAAGGACATGCTTCTCATACTAAGAATTTATGGTTCAAGATATCAGTCTGGGTTGCTGCACCTGCTATCTTACTAACGGCATTAAATACATATTTTGTTGAAAAGGAACATGCTGAACATAGGAAACATTTAAGTCATGTTCCTGATTCTGAATGGCCAAGAGATTACGAATTCTTAAATATGAGACAAAAACCTTTCTTTTGGGGTGATGGTGATAAGACTTTATTCTGGAATCCTGTCGTTAATAGACACATAGATCATGATGACTAA